A stretch of Rhizobium sp. TH2 DNA encodes these proteins:
- a CDS encoding sarcosine oxidase subunit gamma — MADFQLVHRPAVHEAFASSAGAVTLQPLPEGRVIQVLGKPAGDDLRQILTEFAGTGPHGLRSAGPGQWFIVGDSPMTHDEFQAMAAKLAQHAFLVDQSHGRVRVGLKGTRIVDVLAKGTGVDLDRVAVGESAMTLVGHISVHLTRLAPDAIELMVLRGFAESLWDDLVRMSREFA; from the coding sequence ATGGCTGATTTCCAACTCGTCCACCGCCCCGCAGTCCACGAGGCATTCGCTTCGAGCGCGGGCGCCGTCACGCTTCAGCCATTGCCGGAAGGCCGGGTGATCCAAGTGCTCGGCAAGCCGGCTGGCGACGACCTGCGCCAGATCCTCACGGAATTCGCGGGCACCGGTCCACATGGCCTGCGATCGGCGGGCCCCGGCCAATGGTTCATCGTCGGCGACTCCCCGATGACCCATGACGAGTTTCAGGCAATGGCCGCGAAGCTTGCCCAGCATGCATTCCTCGTCGACCAGAGCCACGGCCGGGTGCGTGTCGGCCTCAAGGGAACCCGGATCGTCGATGTGCTGGCGAAGGGCACAGGCGTCGATCTCGACCGGGTTGCCGTTGGGGAATCGGCCATGACCTTGGTCGGCCACATATCCGTCCACCTTACCCGCCTCGCGCCGGATGCCATCGAACTCATGGTGTTAAGGGGTTTTGCCGAAAGCCTGTGGGACGATCTGGTTCGGATGAGCCGGGAATTCGCCTGA
- a CDS encoding bifunctional diguanylate cyclase/phosphodiesterase: MLLELQNVILRMIARGDALEVTLSRLCQEAEALVPGIICSILTLDGEGRLHPAAGPSLPAHYSNALDNLPIGPDVGSCGTAAFLGRPVSVTDIDRDPLWANFKALALPLGLRACWSSPIFSNDSRVIGTFAFYFRETRGPTSLEESIVETCLPLCMIALERQERLLAHSSLAFTDVLTGLPNRTRFENDLSACQDDDWGLLLVDIDNLKTVNDTFGHNVGDALIAAVAARLSAAVKPFETYRLGGDEFAVIVSSASAEKAVSLAESILASAGEPSICNGHTVFSSVTIGAAERNHPGQTPETVRQNADLALYHAKETQRGGFVHHEETLGTAISARFDAIRNVALALDEDRIRAYYQPVVRLDSAEIIGVEALCRMIGRDGSIISASQFHEATKDARVASALTRSMLKQVARDVGAWLGRGIAFQHVGINISAADFRAGGLSDLLSEAFGAAGVPLGHAILEVTESVYISQRDKTVANEIKALRARGLKVALDDFGTGFASLTHLLTVPVDIIKIDKSFVDRLGPGDAGGCIIEGILHIAKGLGIRVVAEGIETADQAERLKAMGCVLGQGYLYSKAVSAEDMTGLLLEGSQEKDTAEMNEALFQLKRVSTARGA, from the coding sequence ATGCTTCTGGAATTGCAAAACGTCATCTTGAGGATGATCGCCCGAGGCGATGCGCTTGAGGTGACGCTGAGCAGACTATGCCAGGAAGCCGAAGCGCTGGTGCCCGGGATCATTTGTTCGATCCTGACACTGGATGGCGAGGGCCGCCTGCATCCGGCCGCCGGACCCAGCCTGCCGGCCCATTATTCCAATGCACTCGACAATCTGCCCATCGGCCCGGACGTTGGCTCCTGCGGGACAGCCGCCTTTCTTGGCCGGCCGGTAAGCGTCACGGACATAGACCGCGATCCGCTATGGGCGAATTTCAAGGCACTGGCTCTGCCGCTGGGACTCCGGGCCTGCTGGTCGAGCCCCATCTTCAGCAACGATAGCAGGGTCATTGGCACATTCGCCTTCTACTTCCGGGAGACGCGCGGTCCTACATCGCTCGAAGAGAGTATCGTCGAGACCTGCCTGCCGCTTTGCATGATCGCACTCGAACGCCAGGAGCGATTGCTGGCGCATAGCAGCCTGGCTTTCACCGATGTCCTGACCGGGCTTCCCAACCGCACCAGGTTCGAAAACGATCTCAGTGCCTGCCAGGACGATGACTGGGGCCTTCTGCTGGTCGATATCGACAATCTCAAGACCGTCAACGATACGTTCGGGCACAATGTGGGGGATGCACTTATCGCCGCCGTTGCAGCGAGGCTCTCCGCGGCGGTCAAACCGTTCGAGACTTACCGGCTCGGCGGCGACGAATTCGCGGTGATCGTCAGTTCCGCTTCTGCCGAAAAGGCTGTCTCGCTTGCCGAAAGCATCCTTGCTTCCGCCGGCGAACCTTCCATCTGCAACGGTCATACGGTCTTCTCATCGGTGACGATCGGCGCGGCCGAACGAAACCATCCCGGCCAGACGCCGGAGACGGTACGCCAGAATGCCGACCTTGCACTCTACCACGCCAAGGAGACGCAGCGGGGCGGCTTCGTCCATCACGAGGAGACCCTTGGCACTGCGATCTCAGCGCGCTTCGACGCGATCCGCAATGTTGCACTTGCCTTGGACGAGGATCGCATACGTGCCTATTATCAGCCCGTCGTGCGCCTCGACAGCGCCGAGATCATCGGCGTTGAAGCGCTCTGCCGGATGATCGGCCGGGATGGCTCGATCATCTCGGCCTCACAATTCCATGAAGCCACGAAGGACGCGCGCGTCGCCTCCGCATTGACACGCTCGATGCTCAAGCAGGTTGCGAGAGATGTCGGCGCATGGCTCGGCCGCGGCATCGCTTTTCAGCATGTCGGAATCAACATTTCCGCCGCCGATTTCCGCGCCGGCGGATTATCCGATCTTCTCTCCGAAGCGTTTGGCGCTGCCGGCGTGCCGCTCGGCCACGCGATTCTGGAAGTCACGGAATCCGTCTATATCAGCCAGCGCGACAAGACTGTCGCCAATGAGATCAAGGCGCTCCGCGCGCGAGGCCTCAAGGTCGCTCTGGATGATTTCGGGACGGGATTTGCCTCCCTGACCCACTTGCTCACGGTTCCAGTGGATATCATCAAGATCGACAAATCATTCGTCGATCGCCTGGGTCCGGGTGACGCCGGCGGATGTATTATCGAGGGCATTCTGCACATCGCCAAGGGTCTCGGGATCCGGGTCGTCGCCGAGGGCATCGAGACAGCGGACCAGGCCGAACGCCTGAAGGCGATGGGATGCGTGCTGGGTCAAGGTTATCTCTATTCGAAGGCAGTGTCGGCGGAAGACATGACCGGCCTGCTCCTCGAAGGCAGCCAGGAAAAGGACACGGCGGAGATGAACGAAGCGCTGTTCCAACTGAAACGGGTTTCGACCGCGCGCGGTGCGTGA